A region from the Prevotella melaninogenica genome encodes:
- the yidC gene encoding membrane protein insertase YidC: protein MDKRTITGFVLIALILFGFAWWQQPSAEQIAQQRAEFVKDSIAAAKKAQNAKLAAAKQEQQKAVQAADTTALFYAALNGKAQDITLKNGKVELTLSTKGGVVTKAIIKNYVGHDIAVKDGSKDQKDVTLFSGNDQSLNFMLAAKNSNIETKDLIFTPSNVTDSTVTLTATAGAGKILTLNYTLGKDYLLNMSLRAEGMNGLFAPNYNQMDINWQDRCRQQERGFTFENRYATLTYKKHDGGTSYLSETSEKEETTEDPMEWVAFKNQFFSAVMIAKDNFATGAKLKSTPLEKSSHYLKHYEANMKAGFDPTGKRPSEFEFYFGPNDFRLLQSVEKESKFNKELDMERLVYLGWPLFRIINRWFTLYVFDWLSKVFPMGVVLILITLLLKLITFPMVKKSYMSSAKMRVLKPKLDEATKQFNKPEDQMQKQQAMMQKYSEYGVSPLSGCLPMLIQMPIWIAMFNFVPNAIQLRGQSFLWMKDLSTFDPIFSWNHDLWLIGDHISLTCILFCGANLLYTWFTMQQQKDQMVGQQADQMKMMQWMMFGMPLFFFFMFNDYSSGLNFYYFISLFFSAAIMWTLRKTTNEEKLLSILEARRAERKNNPNSNKGGGLFARMQALQEMQQKQQEELRRKQDELNKKKKGL, encoded by the coding sequence ATGGATAAAAGAACAATCACAGGGTTTGTACTTATCGCCCTGATTCTCTTTGGATTTGCTTGGTGGCAGCAGCCATCAGCTGAACAGATAGCACAGCAAAGGGCTGAATTTGTAAAGGACTCTATCGCTGCAGCCAAGAAAGCACAGAATGCAAAACTTGCTGCTGCGAAGCAGGAACAGCAGAAAGCTGTACAGGCGGCTGACACTACAGCACTGTTCTATGCAGCGTTGAATGGCAAGGCGCAGGATATTACATTGAAGAATGGTAAGGTTGAATTGACTTTGAGCACCAAGGGTGGTGTTGTGACGAAGGCGATTATCAAGAATTATGTTGGTCATGATATTGCTGTCAAAGATGGCTCAAAGGATCAGAAAGATGTTACCTTGTTTAGTGGTAATGACCAGAGTCTTAACTTTATGTTGGCTGCAAAGAATAGTAATATTGAGACAAAAGACCTTATCTTCACTCCTTCAAATGTGACAGATTCTACCGTTACACTTACAGCTACGGCTGGAGCGGGTAAGATACTCACCTTGAACTATACGCTTGGTAAGGATTACTTGCTTAATATGTCATTGCGTGCTGAAGGTATGAATGGACTCTTTGCTCCAAACTATAACCAGATGGATATCAATTGGCAGGACCGTTGTCGTCAGCAAGAACGTGGTTTTACGTTTGAGAACCGTTATGCTACGCTTACCTATAAGAAGCACGATGGTGGTACGAGTTATTTGAGTGAGACATCTGAAAAGGAAGAAACAACAGAGGACCCAATGGAATGGGTAGCTTTCAAAAATCAGTTCTTCTCTGCTGTGATGATCGCAAAGGATAACTTTGCTACGGGTGCAAAGCTTAAGAGTACACCGCTTGAGAAGTCTTCGCATTACCTTAAGCACTATGAAGCAAATATGAAAGCAGGCTTCGATCCAACTGGTAAGCGTCCTTCTGAGTTCGAGTTCTACTTCGGTCCAAACGATTTCCGTTTACTTCAGTCTGTAGAGAAAGAGAGCAAGTTTAATAAAGAACTTGATATGGAACGCCTTGTTTATCTTGGTTGGCCATTGTTCCGCATTATCAACCGTTGGTTTACGCTTTATGTATTCGATTGGTTGAGTAAGGTTTTCCCAATGGGAGTTGTGTTGATTCTCATTACCTTATTATTAAAGCTGATTACCTTCCCTATGGTGAAGAAGAGCTATATGAGCTCAGCTAAGATGCGTGTGTTGAAACCGAAATTGGATGAGGCTACCAAGCAATTCAATAAGCCAGAAGACCAGATGCAGAAGCAACAGGCTATGATGCAGAAGTATTCAGAGTATGGAGTGAGTCCTTTGTCAGGCTGTCTTCCTATGTTGATACAGATGCCAATCTGGATTGCGATGTTCAACTTCGTACCGAATGCTATTCAACTTCGTGGTCAAAGCTTCCTTTGGATGAAAGACCTCAGTACGTTTGACCCTATCTTCTCATGGAATCATGACCTTTGGCTCATAGGAGATCATATCTCATTGACATGTATTCTCTTCTGCGGTGCCAACCTGCTTTATACATGGTTTACAATGCAGCAGCAGAAAGATCAGATGGTAGGGCAACAGGCTGATCAGATGAAGATGATGCAGTGGATGATGTTTGGTATGCCATTGTTCTTCTTCTTCATGTTCAATGACTATTCATCAGGTTTGAACTTCTACTACTTTATCTCTCTCTTCTTCTCAGCTGCTATTATGTGGACATTGCGTAAGACTACCAATGAAGAGAAACTTCTTTCAATCCTTGAAGCACGTCGTGCAGAACGAAAGAACAACCCTAATAGCAATAAGGGTGGTGGACTCTTTGCTCGTATGCAGGCTTTACAAGAAATGCAGCAGAAGCAGCAAGAAGAACTTCGACGTAAGCAAGATGAACTAAATAAGAAAAAGAAAGGTCTATAA
- a CDS encoding S9 family peptidase, protein MNKNLTMAMTAALMMSGGVAQAQDVNIGRNNITLTSDLMTPEALWAMGRIGAAQASPDGKRIVYQVGYYSIKENKGHQVLRVMDADGKNDRLLTTSAKSESDAAWLDNNTLAFLTGGQLWTMNADGSNRKQLTKSEIDIEGFRFSPDRKRVVLIKSIPYYGTIKKNPSDLPKATGMVITDMNYRHWDHYVTTNAHPFVADVTAEGVGAGVDVLEGEPYESPLAPFGGIEQIDWSKDSKLMAYTCRKKEGTQYAISTDADIYIYNVETRQTKNLCKPADYVEPKIDATKSMRNQAVNHQPGDMNVGYDVNPKFSPDGKYIAWQSMKNNGYESDRNRLCVYDLATGKKTYVTESFDSNVDDYTWSPNSKDLYFIGVWHATVNVYQTNLKGEVKQLTEGDHNYVSISLLGDKKLLAIRQSISQANEIFAVTPAKKEKASVQTQLSFENKHIYDQLAMGDVKSRWVKTTDGKEMMEWVITPPHFDPNKKYPTLLFCEGGPQSPVSQFWSYRWNFQIMAANGYVIIAPNRRGLPGFGSAWNEEISTDWTGQCMKDYLSAIDDAATNLPFVDKDRLGAVGASFGGFSVYYLAGIHNKRFKCFISHDGAFNLESMYTDTEEAWFSNWEYDDAYWNKDKTEAAKRTYANSPHLKVDNWDTPILCIHGEKDYRINANQGMGAFNAARLRGIPAELLLYPDENHWVLKPQNGVLWQRTFFNWLNRWLKK, encoded by the coding sequence ATGAACAAAAACTTAACCATGGCAATGACTGCGGCTCTGATGATGAGCGGCGGTGTTGCACAAGCGCAAGATGTAAACATCGGACGTAACAACATTACGCTTACAAGTGATCTCATGACTCCTGAGGCGCTTTGGGCTATGGGACGTATCGGTGCTGCACAGGCTTCACCTGACGGCAAACGGATTGTCTATCAGGTAGGCTACTACAGTATTAAAGAAAACAAAGGGCATCAGGTGCTACGCGTGATGGATGCTGATGGCAAGAACGACCGTCTGCTTACTACCTCTGCAAAGAGTGAGAGTGATGCAGCGTGGCTCGACAACAACACATTAGCCTTCCTAACGGGTGGACAATTGTGGACAATGAATGCTGATGGTTCTAACCGAAAGCAGTTGACAAAGTCGGAGATTGATATTGAAGGCTTCCGCTTCTCACCAGACCGTAAGCGTGTTGTTCTCATTAAGAGTATCCCTTACTATGGCACTATCAAGAAGAACCCAAGTGACTTGCCAAAGGCAACGGGTATGGTTATCACCGATATGAACTATCGTCACTGGGACCATTACGTTACAACAAATGCACATCCTTTTGTTGCAGACGTAACAGCTGAGGGTGTTGGTGCAGGTGTTGACGTACTTGAAGGAGAACCTTATGAGAGTCCGTTGGCTCCATTCGGTGGTATTGAACAGATTGATTGGAGCAAAGACTCTAAACTTATGGCTTATACCTGTCGTAAAAAAGAAGGTACACAATATGCTATCTCTACCGATGCCGACATATATATATATAATGTAGAAACTCGCCAAACAAAGAATCTCTGCAAGCCAGCTGATTATGTTGAACCAAAGATTGATGCAACAAAGAGTATGCGCAATCAGGCTGTGAACCATCAGCCTGGAGATATGAATGTAGGTTACGATGTGAATCCTAAGTTTTCCCCTGACGGCAAGTACATTGCATGGCAGAGTATGAAGAACAATGGTTATGAAAGTGACCGCAATCGTCTCTGTGTTTATGACTTGGCAACAGGTAAGAAGACTTACGTAACAGAGAGCTTTGATTCAAATGTAGATGATTATACATGGAGTCCTAATTCCAAGGATCTTTATTTCATTGGAGTATGGCATGCTACGGTAAATGTCTATCAGACCAACCTCAAAGGTGAGGTAAAACAGTTGACAGAAGGCGACCATAACTATGTAAGTATCTCACTGCTTGGCGATAAGAAGTTACTTGCTATCCGTCAGAGTATCTCTCAGGCTAATGAAATCTTCGCTGTTACTCCTGCTAAGAAGGAGAAGGCAAGCGTTCAGACACAGCTTAGCTTTGAAAATAAGCATATCTATGACCAGTTGGCTATGGGTGACGTCAAGTCTCGTTGGGTAAAGACAACCGATGGCAAAGAGATGATGGAATGGGTAATTACTCCTCCACATTTCGATCCAAATAAGAAATATCCTACATTGCTCTTCTGTGAAGGCGGTCCACAAAGTCCTGTTTCACAGTTCTGGAGCTATCGTTGGAACTTCCAGATAATGGCGGCTAATGGCTATGTTATTATTGCTCCAAACCGTCGTGGTTTGCCAGGCTTTGGTAGTGCATGGAACGAGGAGATTAGTACTGATTGGACTGGTCAGTGTATGAAAGACTATCTCTCTGCGATTGATGATGCAGCAACCAATCTTCCATTTGTAGATAAGGACCGCTTGGGTGCCGTTGGTGCTTCCTTTGGTGGTTTCTCTGTTTACTATCTTGCAGGTATTCACAACAAGCGTTTCAAGTGTTTCATCTCACATGATGGTGCTTTTAACCTTGAGAGTATGTACACCGATACAGAAGAAGCTTGGTTTAGCAACTGGGAGTATGATGATGCCTATTGGAATAAGGATAAGACCGAGGCTGCTAAGCGCACATACGCAAATAGTCCTCATTTGAAGGTTGATAACTGGGATACTCCAATCCTTTGCATCCATGGCGAAAAGGATTATCGTATCAATGCCAACCAGGGAATGGGTGCTTTCAATGCAGCACGTCTGCGTGGTATTCCTGCAGAGTTGCTTCTCTATCCTGATGAGAATCACTGGGTATTAAAGCCACAAAACGGAGTTCTTTGGCAGCGTACATTCTTTAATTGGCTTAATCGCTGGTTGAAGAAGTAG